CAGCGGCTGCCGATCGTCGCCGAGAAGGTGCGGGCGGTGCTCGCCCGCAGCGGCTTCTCCACGCACAGCCACTCCGGGAAGGATCTGCTGCAGATCCTCGAGGCCTACCCGCGTGACGAGCTGTTCCAGAGCCACCCCGACCAGCTGTGGGCGGTCGCCGAGCAGGTCATGCACCTGGAGCAGCGCCGCCGGGCGCGCCTGTTCCTGCGCCGGGACGAGTTCGGCCGGTTCGTCTCGGTGCTCGTCTACCTGCCCCGGGACCGCTACAACACCACCGTGCGGCTGCGGGTGGAGTCGATCCTGCGGGAGGCGTTCGGCGCCGAGACGGTCGACTTCACCACCCGGGTGAGCGACTCGCCGCTGGCGCAGATGCACGTGGTGGTGCGGCTGCCGCGGGAGGCCAGCATCCCGGACGTGAGCGAGTCCGACCTGCAGCCGCGGCTGGTGGCCGCCACCCGCACCTGGGAGGAGGACCTGCTGGAGTCGTTGCAGGGCCAGCAGGGCTACGACGGCGAGGACGACGCCGTCGGCTATGTGCGCGGGTTCCCCGAGGCCTACAAGGAGGACGTGGACCCGGCTGATGCCGTGCATGACCTGACCCAGCTGGTCGATCTCGCCGGCGACAGCACCCGGGTGCGGTTGTACATCCCGCCGGCCGGCTCGCCGACGCACCGGCGGATGAAGGTCTACCGGGCGGCGCCCATCGTGCTGACCGACATCCTGCCGGCGTTCACCGATCTCGGGGTCGACGTCATCGACGAACGCCCGTACCGCATCGTCGGTGAGGGCGAGGAGGTGCGCTACCTGTACGACTTCGGGCTCCGGGTGCGGGGGCGCCAGGAGTGGCCCGAGGAGATCTCGGAGGCGTTCGAGGAGGCGTTCCTCGCCGTCCGGGACGGCCGGGCCGAGTCCGACGGACTCGGCGCACTCGTCCTGGCGGGCCTGCAGTGGCGCCAGGTCGCGGTGCTGCGGACCGTCGCGCGCTACCTGCGCCAGGTGGGGTCGACGTTCAGCGTGGAGTACATCGAAGAGGCGCTGGTGGCCAACCCCGCCACGGCGACGGCGCTGGTGGGCCTGTTCGAGGCACGCTTCGACCCGGACCGCAGCGGTGACCGGCAGGCCGCGCAGGAGGAGTACCTGACGCGTATCCGCGGCCAGCTGGAGGAGGTCGCCAGCCTCGACTCCGACCGGATCATCCGGGCGTTCATGGGGGTGATCTGTGCGGCCCTGCGCACCAACTACTACATCGATGACGCCGGCCCGCAGATCAGCCTGAAGTTGCGCTGCCGGGACGTCCCGGGCATCCCGGCGCCGGTGCCGATGGCCGAGATCTGGGTCTACGCACCCCGGGTGGAGGGTGTGCACATGCGATTCGGGCTGGTCGCACGCGGGGGGGTGCGCTGGAGCGACCGCCGCGAGGACTTCCGCACCGAGGTGCTCGGCCTGGTGAAGGCCCAGATGGTCAAGAACGCCGTGATCGTGCCGACCGGCTCCAAGGGTGGCTTCGTCGCCAAGCACCTGCCGGATCCGGCGGCTGACCGGGACGCGTGGCTGGCCGAGGGCAAGGCCGCCTACCGGCAGTTCATCCACGGCCTGCTCGACATCACCGACAACCGCGAGGCCGGTGAGGTGGTGCCGCCGGAGCGGGTGGTCCGCCATGACGGCGACGACCCGTACCTGGTGGTCGCCGCCGACAAGGGCACGGCCACCTTCTCCGACATGGCCAACGAGATCGCCGCCGAGCACGGGTTCTGGCTCGACGACGCCTTCGCCTCCGGCGGGTCGGCCGGCTATGACCACAAGGAGATGGGCATCACCGCCCGGGGCGCCTGGGAGTCCACCAAGCGCCACTTCGCCGAGATGGGCCGGGACAGCCAGACCGAGGACTTCACCTGCGTCGGCATCGGCGACATGAGCGGGGACGTCTTCGGCAACGGCATGCTCCTCTCGGAGCACATCCGGCTCGTAGCCGCCTTCGACCACCGGCACATCTTCCTCGACCCCGATCCCGACGCCGCAGCCTCCTTCGCCGAGCGCCGGCGCCTGTTCGACCTGCCCCGCTCCACCTGGGCCGATTACGACTCGGCGTGGATCAGCGAGGGCGGCGGGGTCCATCCGCGCACGGCGAAGTCGATCGAGATCACCCCGCAGGTGCGCGCCGCGCTCGGGCTGGCCGAGGACGTGGGCGAGCTGACGCCGTCGGAACTCATCCACGCGGCGCTGCAGGCGCCGGTGGACCTGCTGTTCAACGGGGGCATCGGCACCTATGTGAAGGCGTCCACCGAGTCCGACGCCGCCATCGGCGACCGCGCGAACGACGCCATCCGCGTCGACGGCGCCGACCTGCGCTGCCGGGTACTGGTCGAGGGCGGCAACCTCGGCGCCAGCCAGCTCGGCCGGATCGAGGCAGCTGCCCACGGGGTGCGGATCAACACCGACGCCATCGACAACTCCGCGGGTGTCGGCACCTCCGACCGCGAGGTCAACATCAAGATCCTGCTCACCGGGGAGGTGAAGGAGGAGCACCTCGCGCTCGCCGAGCGCAACGAGTTGCTGGCCTCGATGACCGAGGAGGTCGCCGCCCAGGTGCTGCGGGACAACTACGTGCAGAACGTGCTGCTGGGCAACAGCCGCGAGCAGGCGCACGCGATGCTCAGCGTCCACCAGCGCCTCATCCACTGGCTGGAGGAGCGCGGTGAGCTCGACCGCGCGCTGGAGTTCCTGCCCAGCGACGCCGAGATCGCCGAACGCGACGCCGACGGCACGGGGTTGACCAGGCCGGAGTTCGCCGTGCTGGTGGCCTACGCCAAGCTCGCTCTCAAGGCGGACCTGAGCGAGACCGACCTGCCCGAGGGCCCCTGGTTCTCCCGAACGGTGCGGGACTACTTCCCGGAGCCGCTGCGCGAGCGCTACGCCGACGCGATCGCCGAGCACCCGCTGCGGCGGGAGATCATCGTCAACGAGGTCGTCAACTCGATGGTCAACCGCGGCGGTATCACCTTCGCCTTCCGCGCCACCGACGAGACCGGCGCCGACAGCGAGCAGGTGGCGCGCGCGTTCGTGGCATGCCGGGAGATCTACGACCTGGACTCCTACGTGGAGGCCGTCGAGGCGCTCGACCACCAGGTGCCCAGCAGCGTCCAGACGCAGATGTACCTCGACTTCCGCCGCCTGCTCGACCGCAGCTCGCGGTGGCTGGTGACCCGTCGCTCGGAGCCGGTGGACGTGGCCGCGGAGGTGGAGCGGTTCGCCGCCCCGGTCCGCGAGCTCGTCGGCCGGCTGCCGCAGCTGTTGCGCGGCAGTCAGGAGCGGCGGTGTGCCGGCACGGCCGAGGAGCTGACCGAGGCGGGGGTACCGGCCGAGCTGGCGCAGCGGGCAGCCACGCTCCTGCCGTCCCTGGCGCTGCTGGACGTCGTCGAGCTCACCGACGGCGGACCGGAGCCGCTCGAGGACGTCGCCGCGCTCTACTTCTCGCTCTCCGAGCGCTTCGGCGTGGACGACCTGCTCACCCAGGTCGCCGCACTCGGCCTGGACGACCGATGGGACGCCCTGGCCCGCGCGAGCCTGCGCGACGATCTGATGGTCACGGTGCGTGACCTCACCCGGACCGTCCAGCAGGCCACCCCCGACGGCGGAGCGCCCGAGGCGCGCATCGACGCCTGGGAGCCGCAGGCCGGGGTCCGGCTGGAACGGGCCGAGCAGTCACTGCCGCAGGTCACCGCGATCGAGGATGCCGGTCTTGCGCCGCTCTCGGTGGCGGTACGGGTGCTGCGCTCGCTGGTGGGGTGAGCGGCGCCGCTCTGGACACGCCCGGTAGGTTGTCGCTGACGGCGTCGACACGCAG
Above is a window of Ruania suaedae DNA encoding:
- a CDS encoding NAD-glutamate dehydrogenase, yielding MHVPERDQVMDAVTTATDDEHGWLAGRLFEHVATEDLAERSPETLVGMVSAMRDLARTRAPRETLVRVSAPESEATPWSRTHTVVQVCTDDMPFLVDSVSAALSTAGHLVDLLVHPTVAVRRDEAGHLTQVREERPPTTAGTVESWMLIAVERMSAQRREELTTRLQDVLTDVRDAVADWSPMRLRCEEIARELQAGAPATVDPAEVEPTENFLTWLARDHFTFLGYREYRLETVDGEDALQPIEGTGLGILRDAPEGPGIYARLRPEAQAGARTPRLLTITKANSRATVHRPVYLDYIGVRTFDPDGNVTGERRFLGMFTSAAYAESVQRLPIVAEKVRAVLARSGFSTHSHSGKDLLQILEAYPRDELFQSHPDQLWAVAEQVMHLEQRRRARLFLRRDEFGRFVSVLVYLPRDRYNTTVRLRVESILREAFGAETVDFTTRVSDSPLAQMHVVVRLPREASIPDVSESDLQPRLVAATRTWEEDLLESLQGQQGYDGEDDAVGYVRGFPEAYKEDVDPADAVHDLTQLVDLAGDSTRVRLYIPPAGSPTHRRMKVYRAAPIVLTDILPAFTDLGVDVIDERPYRIVGEGEEVRYLYDFGLRVRGRQEWPEEISEAFEEAFLAVRDGRAESDGLGALVLAGLQWRQVAVLRTVARYLRQVGSTFSVEYIEEALVANPATATALVGLFEARFDPDRSGDRQAAQEEYLTRIRGQLEEVASLDSDRIIRAFMGVICAALRTNYYIDDAGPQISLKLRCRDVPGIPAPVPMAEIWVYAPRVEGVHMRFGLVARGGVRWSDRREDFRTEVLGLVKAQMVKNAVIVPTGSKGGFVAKHLPDPAADRDAWLAEGKAAYRQFIHGLLDITDNREAGEVVPPERVVRHDGDDPYLVVAADKGTATFSDMANEIAAEHGFWLDDAFASGGSAGYDHKEMGITARGAWESTKRHFAEMGRDSQTEDFTCVGIGDMSGDVFGNGMLLSEHIRLVAAFDHRHIFLDPDPDAAASFAERRRLFDLPRSTWADYDSAWISEGGGVHPRTAKSIEITPQVRAALGLAEDVGELTPSELIHAALQAPVDLLFNGGIGTYVKASTESDAAIGDRANDAIRVDGADLRCRVLVEGGNLGASQLGRIEAAAHGVRINTDAIDNSAGVGTSDREVNIKILLTGEVKEEHLALAERNELLASMTEEVAAQVLRDNYVQNVLLGNSREQAHAMLSVHQRLIHWLEERGELDRALEFLPSDAEIAERDADGTGLTRPEFAVLVAYAKLALKADLSETDLPEGPWFSRTVRDYFPEPLRERYADAIAEHPLRREIIVNEVVNSMVNRGGITFAFRATDETGADSEQVARAFVACREIYDLDSYVEAVEALDHQVPSSVQTQMYLDFRRLLDRSSRWLVTRRSEPVDVAAEVERFAAPVRELVGRLPQLLRGSQERRCAGTAEELTEAGVPAELAQRAATLLPSLALLDVVELTDGGPEPLEDVAALYFSLSERFGVDDLLTQVAALGLDDRWDALARASLRDDLMVTVRDLTRTVQQATPDGGAPEARIDAWEPQAGVRLERAEQSLPQVTAIEDAGLAPLSVAVRVLRSLVG